A stretch of Sulfurimonas hongkongensis DNA encodes these proteins:
- a CDS encoding cation:proton antiporter, with translation MHDNVVLIITISLIIITTPFFAKLLKLPTTPIEIIFGSVLGYVGFLHTEHLFEIVAELGFLYLMFIAGTEINLKKVLKTPKELMKKIVLYLIILYAFSILISLYFNLGKIFMVLLPLISVGLIANLSKEYGKTPWLGLSMTAGGIGEVVSIGFLTLTSAAIESGFGSGLIKTVLALILFLLFMFLLFRAMELLFWWFPGVSTSLMPVDDNKEQDIRLSMGIFFLLVGAMLYLGLELAFGAFLAGIFIPTFFEHKQELPEKLASYGFGFLIPIFFIYIGSSFDLAALTMNGLIYKALVITVFMIIMRVVASLVFIKELGLIDSVLMGLSHSMPLTLLIAMATLAYQGSSIDTLHYYAFILAALFQVISVMIIIKLINNFKLKGEVSV, from the coding sequence ATGCACGATAATGTTGTTTTGATAATTACTATCTCGCTTATCATCATAACTACTCCTTTTTTTGCAAAACTCTTAAAGCTCCCTACTACTCCCATAGAGATAATCTTTGGCTCAGTTTTGGGATATGTCGGTTTTTTACATACCGAACACCTGTTTGAGATAGTCGCAGAGCTTGGGTTTTTGTATCTTATGTTTATAGCTGGAACTGAGATTAACCTCAAAAAAGTTCTAAAGACTCCCAAAGAGCTTATGAAAAAAATCGTACTCTATCTCATCATACTTTATGCTTTTTCTATCCTTATCTCGCTCTATTTTAACCTTGGAAAAATTTTTATGGTTCTTCTTCCTCTTATCTCAGTTGGACTAATAGCAAATCTTTCAAAAGAGTATGGCAAGACTCCTTGGTTAGGTCTCTCTATGACTGCTGGAGGGATTGGAGAGGTTGTGAGTATAGGTTTTTTAACGCTTACATCAGCAGCCATAGAGTCTGGTTTTGGAAGTGGACTTATAAAGACGGTACTAGCACTCATCTTATTTTTGCTCTTTATGTTCTTACTTTTTCGCGCTATGGAACTTCTTTTTTGGTGGTTTCCCGGAGTCTCAACTTCTTTGATGCCAGTTGATGACAACAAAGAGCAAGATATCCGCTTGTCCATGGGCATCTTCTTTTTACTCGTTGGTGCGATGCTCTACCTTGGGTTAGAACTAGCTTTTGGGGCATTTTTAGCAGGAATTTTTATACCAACATTTTTTGAACATAAACAGGAACTACCCGAAAAGCTAGCCTCTTATGGGTTTGGATTTTTAATCCCTATCTTTTTTATCTACATAGGAAGTTCCTTTGATTTAGCCGCACTTACTATGAATGGGCTTATCTATAAAGCTTTAGTAATTACAGTATTTATGATTATTATGAGAGTTGTCGCATCTTTAGTTTTTATCAAAGAGTTAGGGCTTATAGATTCTGTTCTTATGGGACTTTCTCACTCCATGCCTCTTACTCTTCTTATCGCTATGGCTACGCTTGCTTATCAAGGCTCAAGCATAGACACACTTCACTATTATGCTTTTATATTAGCGGCTTTATTTCAGGTTATAAGTGTTATGATTATCATCAAACTCATAAATAACTTCAAGTTAAAGGGGGAGGTAAGTGTCTAG
- a CDS encoding biotin synthase, with protein sequence MNKEIFLCAICNINSGTCNEDCKFCSQSVRYKADIERYKQKEMLHILDEAKTARDNGALGFCLVTSDKGLNHKTLEFVCSIAKVLTKEVPELRLIACNGTASLEQLLTLKDAGIKAYNHNLETSRDFYPSICTTHTWDERYETCQNVNKSGLVLISGGIFGLGESDEDRISMLKSLESLNPTSVPINFYHHNDALELEPNPLDIEKAFSLIKLTRESIPKAQRIMIAGGRGLMFGDRQDEIFKHGANSIVIGNYLTTNGRITSKDLEMLKSLNLSIAKKVS encoded by the coding sequence ATGAATAAAGAGATATTTTTATGTGCCATCTGTAATATAAACAGTGGAACATGCAACGAAGACTGCAAGTTTTGCTCACAAAGTGTGAGATACAAAGCAGATATAGAGCGATATAAGCAAAAAGAGATGCTACACATCTTAGATGAGGCAAAAACTGCAAGAGATAACGGAGCTTTAGGCTTTTGTTTGGTCACATCAGATAAAGGACTAAATCATAAAACTCTTGAGTTTGTTTGTAGCATTGCAAAGGTTTTGACAAAAGAAGTCCCAGAACTTAGGCTCATCGCTTGTAATGGAACAGCTTCGCTAGAGCAACTCTTGACTCTAAAAGATGCTGGCATCAAGGCTTATAACCACAACTTGGAGACTTCACGAGATTTTTACCCTAGCATCTGCACTACTCATACATGGGATGAAAGATATGAGACTTGTCAAAATGTAAACAAATCAGGACTAGTTCTCATAAGTGGTGGCATCTTTGGTCTTGGCGAGAGCGATGAAGATAGAATCTCAATGTTAAAGTCATTAGAGTCGCTAAATCCAACTTCGGTCCCTATAAATTTCTACCATCATAATGATGCATTAGAACTAGAGCCAAATCCGCTTGATATTGAAAAGGCATTTTCACTCATAAAGCTTACAAGAGAGAGTATCCCAAAAGCACAGAGGATCATGATAGCAGGTGGGCGAGGACTTATGTTTGGAGATAGACAAGATGAGATCTTTAAACATGGGGCAAACTCCATAGTTATAGGAAACTATCTAACAACAAATGGTAGAATAACGAGCAAAGATTTAGAGATGCTAAAATCACTAAATCTTAGTATTGCGAAAAAAGTTAGCTGA
- a CDS encoding metallophosphoesterase family protein translates to MKIGVISDTHTKVKLAKDAIDLLIKRGAQFIIHSGDIGESEILEYLEKCSARYVAVYGNNDAHLARFHSKYNLVQEPYYFKLADTKFKLMHLPFYMAPDADVVIFGHTHAYESDFKGKTLFLNPGEVCARNKPISECAMLEISKSHFYVSYFTRDKKDKEFKEELFSYKRVKQ, encoded by the coding sequence ATGAAGATAGGCGTTATCTCAGATACTCACACAAAAGTAAAGTTAGCAAAAGATGCTATAGACTTACTTATAAAAAGAGGTGCCCAGTTTATTATCCACTCTGGAGATATTGGAGAGAGCGAGATTTTGGAGTATTTAGAAAAGTGCTCGGCTCGGTATGTAGCTGTTTATGGAAACAACGATGCTCACTTAGCTCGCTTTCACTCAAAGTACAACTTAGTCCAAGAGCCATACTATTTTAAGCTTGCAGACACAAAGTTTAAACTTATGCATCTGCCTTTTTATATGGCTCCTGATGCAGATGTTGTTATCTTTGGACATACTCATGCATATGAAAGTGACTTTAAGGGCAAGACTCTTTTTTTAAATCCTGGTGAAGTTTGTGCAAGAAACAAGCCCATCTCAGAGTGTGCAATGCTTGAGATTAGCAAGAGTCATTTTTATGTTAGCTACTTTACAAGAGATAAAAAAGATAAAGAGTTTAAAGAAGAACTATTTTCATATAAAAGAGTTAAACAATGA
- the topA gene encoding type I DNA topoisomerase, with product MNLIIVESPAKARTIKNFLGKGYEVIASKGHIRDLPKSRFGITVDEDNKLVPAYSVAKENAPTVKEIRELAKKADTIYIATDEDREGEAIGWHIAHAIKKDPEQLPRIVFHEITKSAINHALESARTIDMNMVNAQQARRMLDRVVGYKLSPLLSSKIQKGLSGGRVQSSTLKLVVDREREIRAFVPVEYWTIDTLFKKDIEATLIKHMGDKLSKLSIENKNDATSIVKSVEADSFVISKIETKQRKTSTPPPFMTSTLQQTASSKLGFTPKKTMMVAQSLYEGVKTPDGTSGVITYMRTDSLNIASEAVSGIRDVIQKKFGKKYLPDEPKFYGKKAKGAQEAHEAIRPTMLEFTPEIAKSFLKPDEIKLYRLIYERFMASQMNDALFEQNNIIFSGKSNEFRASGRKLIFDGFYAVLGNEDKDRLLPTLKEGDKAEIQSIKPEQHFTEPPPRYSEASLIKKLESEGVGRPSTYAPTIATLSGRTYVNIEKKQIVPTEMAFTVTEMLEKNFANIVDISFTANMEEKLDEISEGETDWQKLLSDFYFPFMEQIAEGKEKIVSLKLAKPLGRTCPKCGEHELLLRSGRFGNFIACSGFPKCKYTEQVDEDGNKVEVKQEKSGDVCEKCGKEMIVKNGRNGQFLACSGYPECKNTKSIDVETQVSKTPCPDCGGEISLKNSRRGPFWGCANYPDCKFISKFEPTTIKCKEKGCKGVLAPRVYRNKDVYECVKCKNRTPREENS from the coding sequence TTGAACTTAATTATCGTCGAATCACCCGCAAAAGCAAGGACTATCAAGAACTTTTTAGGTAAAGGTTATGAGGTTATCGCATCTAAAGGTCACATACGAGATCTTCCAAAGTCTCGTTTTGGAATCACTGTAGATGAAGATAACAAACTAGTCCCTGCGTACAGCGTTGCAAAAGAGAATGCTCCTACCGTTAAAGAGATAAGAGAACTTGCCAAAAAAGCAGATACTATCTATATCGCGACCGATGAGGATCGTGAGGGTGAAGCTATTGGTTGGCATATTGCTCATGCTATAAAAAAAGACCCAGAGCAACTCCCTCGTATCGTTTTTCATGAGATAACAAAGAGTGCAATAAACCATGCACTTGAATCTGCAAGAACTATAGATATGAATATGGTAAACGCTCAACAAGCTCGTCGTATGCTTGACCGAGTAGTGGGTTACAAACTCTCTCCACTTCTAAGCTCAAAGATTCAAAAAGGACTCTCTGGCGGTCGTGTTCAGTCTTCAACTCTAAAACTAGTAGTTGATCGTGAGAGAGAGATAAGAGCCTTTGTCCCTGTAGAGTACTGGACTATAGATACTCTTTTTAAAAAAGATATAGAAGCTACTCTTATCAAGCACATGGGTGATAAACTCTCAAAACTCTCCATAGAGAACAAAAATGACGCTACTTCTATAGTTAAAAGTGTTGAAGCTGACTCCTTTGTTATCTCAAAGATAGAGACAAAGCAGAGAAAAACTTCAACTCCTCCACCTTTTATGACTTCAACTCTGCAACAGACTGCATCTAGCAAGCTAGGCTTTACTCCTAAAAAAACTATGATGGTGGCCCAAAGCCTTTATGAGGGAGTAAAAACACCTGATGGAACAAGTGGAGTTATTACTTACATGAGAACTGACTCACTAAATATAGCTAGTGAAGCAGTTAGTGGCATTCGTGATGTTATACAGAAGAAGTTTGGAAAAAAATATCTACCAGATGAACCAAAATTTTATGGTAAAAAAGCAAAGGGTGCACAAGAAGCTCACGAAGCTATCCGCCCAACAATGTTAGAGTTTACTCCTGAGATTGCAAAGAGTTTTTTAAAGCCTGATGAGATAAAACTTTATCGTCTTATATATGAAAGATTTATGGCGTCTCAGATGAATGATGCACTATTTGAGCAAAACAACATTATCTTTAGTGGAAAAAGCAATGAATTTCGTGCAAGTGGTAGAAAACTTATCTTTGATGGTTTTTATGCAGTTTTAGGAAATGAAGACAAAGACAGACTTCTTCCAACTCTAAAAGAGGGCGATAAGGCTGAGATTCAAAGCATAAAACCTGAGCAACACTTTACTGAGCCACCACCGAGATATTCAGAAGCAAGCCTTATCAAAAAACTCGAATCCGAGGGAGTTGGTCGCCCATCAACCTACGCACCAACCATTGCAACTCTAAGTGGTCGTACCTATGTAAACATAGAAAAAAAGCAAATCGTACCAACTGAGATGGCATTTACTGTGACTGAGATGCTAGAGAAAAACTTTGCTAACATTGTGGATATCTCTTTTACTGCAAATATGGAAGAAAAACTAGATGAGATCTCAGAAGGAGAGACTGACTGGCAAAAACTTCTAAGTGATTTTTACTTTCCTTTTATGGAGCAGATTGCAGAGGGTAAAGAGAAGATTGTCTCACTAAAACTTGCAAAACCACTAGGGAGGACTTGTCCAAAATGTGGCGAACACGAGCTTCTTCTGCGTTCAGGTCGTTTTGGAAACTTTATAGCTTGTAGCGGTTTTCCAAAGTGTAAATATACTGAACAAGTCGATGAAGATGGAAACAAAGTTGAAGTAAAGCAAGAAAAAAGTGGTGATGTTTGTGAAAAATGCGGTAAAGAGATGATTGTCAAAAATGGAAGAAATGGCCAGTTTTTAGCTTGTAGTGGTTATCCTGAGTGTAAAAATACAAAGAGTATAGATGTTGAGACACAAGTTAGCAAGACTCCTTGTCCTGATTGTGGTGGCGAGATAAGTCTTAAAAATTCACGACGTGGACCTTTTTGGGGTTGTGCAAACTATCCTGATTGTAAATTTATCTCAAAGTTTGAGCCAACTACCATCAAGTGTAAGGAGAAAGGTTGTAAGGGTGTTTTAGCTCCGAGAGTTTACAGAAACAAAGATGTTTATGAGTGTGTAAAGTGTAAAAACAGAACTCCAAGAGAAGAAAACAGCTAG
- a CDS encoding type II toxin-antitoxin system Phd/YefM family antitoxin yields the protein MHTISASEIKQNSQRLQEALRGDILITKREKPFVVVMDYEKYIKINNSSDEWSFWSDNELDNFGKIAIGLSKNDFDDSDEDLFETGM from the coding sequence ATGCATACTATATCCGCATCAGAGATAAAACAAAACTCACAAAGACTTCAAGAAGCTCTAAGGGGTGACATACTCATAACTAAAAGAGAAAAGCCTTTTGTGGTAGTTATGGACTATGAAAAGTATATAAAGATAAATAACTCAAGTGATGAATGGAGTTTTTGGTCAGATAATGAACTAGATAACTTTGGAAAAATCGCCATTGGTCTTAGCAAAAATGATTTTGATGATAGCGATGAGGATTTATTTGAAACTGGAATGTAA
- a CDS encoding flagellin, giving the protein MGFRINTNIAAMNAHRNAQQTNLGLDKSLNSLSSGLRINKAADDASGMAIADSLRQQAQGLGQAIMNANDGIGVAQTADGALEEYINITNIIRTKSIQAASDGQNLQSREAIQADIDRLLEEAQNIASTTSFNGQTLLNGAFQNKSFHIGAFSGETVKVSIGDSQIEKVSTFAMTSATTANSAGTVGFGNTSAGATAGSATLSVTVAGTATAVTSGPVAITSGAHSSYAIAQKVVDAFNADAQTNGVDVRASVFETSSSMPGTPSFAIRVASSYDLSGMNITETVDDGKTASIQTTASVGLNNNFSTIDVTTKDGAEIAIIITDFALRELDATRADLGSVQNQLESTIRNISVTQVNVQAAESQIRDVDFAAESANFAKLNILAQSGSYAMSQANAVQQNVLKLLQ; this is encoded by the coding sequence ATGGGATTTAGAATTAACACAAATATTGCAGCAATGAATGCTCATAGGAACGCTCAACAAACTAACTTAGGACTTGATAAAAGTCTTAACTCACTTAGTTCAGGTTTAAGAATTAACAAGGCGGCAGACGATGCTTCTGGTATGGCTATTGCCGATTCACTTCGTCAACAAGCTCAGGGTCTAGGACAGGCAATCATGAATGCAAATGATGGTATCGGCGTTGCCCAAACAGCTGATGGTGCCCTAGAAGAGTATATAAATATAACAAACATCATCAGAACAAAGTCCATCCAAGCTGCGTCTGATGGTCAAAACTTGCAGTCTCGCGAGGCTATTCAAGCAGATATAGATAGGCTTTTAGAAGAGGCTCAAAATATCGCTTCAACTACTTCATTTAATGGACAAACACTGCTAAATGGAGCTTTTCAAAACAAATCCTTTCATATAGGTGCGTTTTCTGGAGAGACTGTAAAAGTATCCATAGGAGACTCTCAGATTGAGAAAGTATCCACATTTGCTATGACTTCTGCCACAACTGCTAACAGTGCTGGTACTGTTGGATTTGGTAATACATCAGCTGGAGCTACTGCAGGTTCTGCTACTTTATCAGTAACAGTAGCTGGTACTGCTACAGCTGTTACATCAGGTCCTGTAGCTATAACTTCGGGAGCACATAGTTCTTATGCAATAGCTCAAAAAGTGGTTGATGCGTTTAATGCAGATGCTCAGACTAACGGTGTTGATGTAAGAGCGAGTGTTTTTGAGACTTCAAGTTCGATGCCTGGAACTCCTTCATTTGCTATTCGTGTTGCTTCTAGTTATGATTTAAGTGGTATGAATATTACTGAGACTGTAGATGATGGAAAAACAGCATCAATCCAAACTACAGCATCTGTAGGTCTTAACAATAATTTTTCTACAATCGATGTTACCACTAAAGATGGTGCTGAAATAGCGATCATTATTACTGACTTTGCTTTAAGAGAGCTTGATGCAACAAGGGCAGATTTGGGTTCAGTTCAAAATCAACTTGAATCAACCATCAGAAATATCTCTGTTACTCAGGTCAATGTCCAAGCCGCCGAGTCCCAGATTCGTGATGTTGACTTTGCGGCAGAGAGTGCAAACTTTGCAAAACTCAACATCCTAGCTCAGTCTGGTTCATACGCCATGAGTCAAGCTAATGCAGTTCAGCAAAATGTGCTTAAACTATTACAATAG